The Bradyrhizobium sp. B097 genome contains the following window.
AAGCGATGGGCGAAGGTGATCCAGGACGCCGGCGTGGTGACGGCGAAGTAGAGCAAGCCGTCAGCGCTGCGCTTCGGCCCGCAGATACTCCACCAGCTGCTTGGCCGCGCGCGGCAGCGCCTTGAAGCTGCGCGCGCAGATGGTCAGCCGGCGGTTGGCCCAGGCATCGCGGATCCGGATCGTTGTGATCGGCATCGCCGCCGCGCAGCGCCGCGCCGCGGTTTCCGGGATCACCGCGATGCCGACATCGGCAGCAACCATCTGGCAGATGGCGTCGAAGCCGCGCAGGCGGGCGCGGAAGCGCAGCCGCGCACCAAGTTTTGCCGCGTGCCGCGAAATATGGACCTGCAGCGCGGACGTCGCCGTGAGGCCGACGAAATCGCGGCCGACCACCTCCTGGAAGTCGATCTGGCGGCGGCCGCCGAGATCACTGCGGCGCGACGCCACCAGCATCAGGCGGTCCTCGCTGAACAGGAAACGCTCGACGCTGTCGGGCAGCGCGTGTTCGGCGGCAAAGCCGAGATCGGCGGCGCCGCTGGCGATCGCGGTCGCGATATCGGTGCTCTCGCGCTCCTCGACGTCGACGCTGATATCGGGATGCTCATGAAGGAACGCCGCCAGCGCCCGCGGCAGATGCTCCGACAGGCCCGAGGTGTTGGCGAGCAACAGCACGTTGGCGCGGACGCCGCTGGCATAGGCGGCGAGATCACTCTGCAGGGCCTCGACATTATGCATCACGATCCGCGCGTGACCGAGCAGGCTCTCGCCCGCCGCCGTCAATTCGACGCCGCGACGGCCGCGCTTGAGCAGCGCGACACCGAGCGCCTCCTCAAGGCCCTTGATCCGCTCGCTGGCCGAGGCTAGCGCAAGGTTTGCGCGCGCCGCGCCCTGGGTGATGCTGCGCGCATCCGAAACCGCGATGAACAATTGCAAGTCGATCAGGTCGAACCGCATGACGTTTCCCGCCCCGCCCTTCGGACTGTCCGAAGGCTAACTCCGTAACCTCCAGATTGTGCCGATCGGCGCGATC
Protein-coding sequences here:
- a CDS encoding LysR family transcriptional regulator: MRFDLIDLQLFIAVSDARSITQGAARANLALASASERIKGLEEALGVALLKRGRRGVELTAAGESLLGHARIVMHNVEALQSDLAAYASGVRANVLLLANTSGLSEHLPRALAAFLHEHPDISVDVEERESTDIATAIASGAADLGFAAEHALPDSVERFLFSEDRLMLVASRRSDLGGRRQIDFQEVVGRDFVGLTATSALQVHISRHAAKLGARLRFRARLRGFDAICQMVAADVGIAVIPETAARRCAAAMPITTIRIRDAWANRRLTICARSFKALPRAAKQLVEYLRAEAQR